The genomic window GATTGCACAGTCGTCAGATCCCCAGTTTGCACGTAGTAAATCATCATTTTCAAACTGAATAGAAGAACTTTCTTTCGCAATCTTAGAAGCGAATGTTCTAAATCCTTCTGGTAAATGAGAAGAATACAATACAGTCAGGTTTGGTTCTGGTGAAGGACCCATGTTTGTTAATGTATGCAGGATACGGAAATCACTCTTCGTTACTAATGAACGTCCGTCAATACCCATACCAGCGATAGATAATGTTGCCCAAATTGGATATCCTGAGAATAATTGGTTGTATTCAGGCGTACGTGCGAATTTAACCATACGTAGTTTCATGATCAAGTGGTCGATCATTTCTTGAGCTTCAAACTCAGTGATCGCGCCATTATCAAGATCACGTTGGATATAGATATCCAAGAATGCAGAGATACGTCCGATAGACATTGCTGCACCATTTTGTGATTTGATTGCACCAAGGTAACCGAAGTATAACCATTGGATTGCTTCTTGAGCATTCGCAGCTGGTTTAGAAATATCACAGCCATAAGTTGCAGCCATCTTCTTCAAGTCAGCCATTGCTCTGATTTGTTCAGAAATTTCTTCTCTTAAACGGATAACATCGTCAGTCATCACTTTGTTACCAGTGTTGCTCAAATCTTTCATTTTTTCTTGCATCAAACGATCGATACCATAAAGAGCGATACGACGGTAGTCACCGATGATACGGCCACGGCCATAAGCATCTGGAAGACCAGTAATGATTTTATTTTTACGTGCAGCTCTCATTTCTGGAGTGTAAGCATCGAATACACCTTGGTTATGTGTTTTTCTTAACTCAGTAAAAATTTTCGTCATTTCATCATCAACTTCGTAACCATTTGAAGTTAGGGAATTGTTCGCCATGTTGATTCCGCCGAACGGCATATAAGCTTGTTTCAATGGTACATCAGTTTGCAGACCAACGATCTTTTCTTCTTCTTTGATTAAATAGCCCGGTGCATGTGAAGTCACAGTTGCAGGGTTATTTGTGTCCATGTCGTACACACCATTTTTCTCGTGTTGCACTTCAAATAATTCTTGTAGTTTTGTCCATAATTTGTCAGTACTTGGTGCGATTGGTTCTAAGAAACTATCATCACCTGTATATTCTGTATAATTTCGTTGGATAAAATCACGTGTGTCAACTGAATGTTGCCATTTTTCGCCTTTAAAGCCTTTCCATTGCTCCATGTTGTGCCTCCTTAAAATTGCTGCTAATTAACTATAACAGCTTTATGTGACAAGTATAACACATAATTGATTTTATGCAAGCCTTTACTTGTTATATTTTTTCTTTATTTATACTAATACTAAACTAATAAGGGTCTTATCGTTGATATTACAGCGTTTTAATTTCGTGAACAGTTTCACTTAATTAATTTCTCATAAAATTGACATCTTTTATTCTGTTTAAAAAACAGCCAAAACTGTACTAATACAGTTTTGGCTGTTTCATCTTTTTATATAACAGAGTCATCCTCTATCTTCAAAGTGACCAACTGATGAACTTCAGCAATACCGATCTCCTCTTTTTCATTAATAACAAACGAGCCATTTGATGTCCGATCGTTGATCGGTGCATTTGCTGCATCGATCATCAAACGTGTACCCTTCTGTGTAATGACTAACAGCTGTTTCTCTGTCTGACTTTCATTCATGAAAATAACCCGATGCGGCTGGCTCTTCAATTCTCTCAGGACCATCAGACCGCGTTTGGCACGCCCAAGCTGATTCAATTCCTGGGCCAGC from Enterococcus sp. 9E7_DIV0242 includes these protein-coding regions:
- the pflB gene encoding formate C-acetyltransferase, whose translation is MEQWKGFKGEKWQHSVDTRDFIQRNYTEYTGDDSFLEPIAPSTDKLWTKLQELFEVQHEKNGVYDMDTNNPATVTSHAPGYLIKEEEKIVGLQTDVPLKQAYMPFGGINMANNSLTSNGYEVDDEMTKIFTELRKTHNQGVFDAYTPEMRAARKNKIITGLPDAYGRGRIIGDYRRIALYGIDRLMQEKMKDLSNTGNKVMTDDVIRLREEISEQIRAMADLKKMAATYGCDISKPAANAQEAIQWLYFGYLGAIKSQNGAAMSIGRISAFLDIYIQRDLDNGAITEFEAQEMIDHLIMKLRMVKFARTPEYNQLFSGYPIWATLSIAGMGIDGRSLVTKSDFRILHTLTNMGPSPEPNLTVLYSSHLPEGFRTFASKIAKESSSIQFENDDLLRANWGSDDCAIACCVSATVMGKDMQFFGARANLAKAVLYAINGGVDEKTKMQVAPKFRPMTGETLEYDEFIDRFKDIMDWLAELYVNTLNVIHYMHDKYCYEALQLAFMESDLKRTFATGIAGISHAADSVMAIKHGNVQVIRDEDGLAVDYVPQNEFPTYGNDNEEADAMANWILEYFMTQIKRQHTYRNARPTTSLLTITSNVVYGKATGNTPDGRRAGKPLAPGANPSYRDGKFLGEKNGLLASLNSTARLEYTCALDGISNTQTINPSGLGKDDSTRIDNLRNVMDGYFDNGGYHLNVNVFTNELLLDAQKNPEKYPNLTIRVSGYAVKFRDLTPEQQADVISRTSHDKL